From the Synechococcus sp. HK01-R genome, one window contains:
- a CDS encoding methylenetetrahydrofolate reductase gives MTSALQRILAQGGGPALTAEVMPPRGGDPSHALAMAERLRDRVHAINVTDGSRAVMRMSSLALCRLLLDAGHEPVLQIACRDRNRIALQADLLGAHALGIRNLLCLTGDPVRAGDQSAARPVNELEAVRLLQQVSAFNRGEDPVEGALADGPTALFAGAAADPHSASWSGLARRLERKRMAGAAFVQTQMVMDPEALERFCRELADPLELPVLAGVFLLKSARNAQFINRMVPGACIPESLIERLAQAQDPAAEGVKIAAEQVHRYLGIAQGVHLMAVKAEQRIPEILECAGISSLPG, from the coding sequence TTGACGAGCGCGCTGCAGCGCATCCTGGCTCAAGGAGGTGGTCCTGCTCTCACGGCGGAGGTGATGCCTCCTCGAGGTGGGGATCCCAGCCATGCCCTGGCCATGGCCGAGCGGCTCCGTGATCGTGTCCATGCCATCAACGTCACGGATGGCAGTCGGGCTGTGATGCGGATGAGCAGCCTGGCCCTCTGTCGCTTGCTGTTGGATGCGGGGCATGAGCCAGTGCTGCAGATCGCCTGTCGTGATCGCAATCGCATCGCTCTGCAGGCGGATCTTCTCGGTGCCCATGCCCTGGGGATCCGCAATCTTCTCTGCCTGACGGGGGATCCCGTTCGGGCCGGGGATCAGTCCGCGGCCCGCCCTGTGAATGAGTTGGAAGCGGTGCGCTTGTTGCAGCAGGTTTCAGCGTTCAACCGCGGTGAAGATCCTGTCGAGGGTGCCCTTGCCGATGGCCCCACCGCGTTGTTTGCAGGAGCCGCGGCTGATCCCCATTCAGCCAGTTGGAGTGGTCTCGCCCGTCGCCTGGAACGGAAGCGGATGGCAGGAGCAGCATTTGTTCAGACCCAGATGGTGATGGATCCAGAGGCGCTGGAACGCTTTTGCCGTGAGCTGGCGGATCCCCTGGAGTTGCCGGTTCTTGCTGGTGTCTTCCTGCTCAAATCCGCCCGGAATGCCCAATTCATCAATCGCATGGTGCCTGGGGCCTGCATCCCCGAGTCCTTGATCGAACGGCTTGCTCAGGCCCAGGATCCCGCTGCTGAGGGGGTCAAAATCGCCGCAGAGCAGGTGCACCGCTACCTGGGCATCGCCCAGGGGGTCCATCTGATGGCCGTCAAGGCAGAGCAGCGAATCCCGGAGATTCTTGAATGCGCTGGGATTAGCTCGCTGCCGGGGTGA
- a CDS encoding response regulator transcription factor: MANGSVPDPLTIDLSTREVEIVELVAEGLTNQEIAERLTISKRTVDNHVSNVFTKTGAKNRVALLNWAMDHGKICRDGFNCCSLSDGEPGAS; the protein is encoded by the coding sequence ATGGCCAACGGCAGCGTTCCCGATCCCCTGACGATCGATCTATCGACCAGGGAAGTCGAAATCGTGGAGCTTGTCGCTGAGGGACTGACCAATCAAGAAATCGCAGAGCGACTCACGATCAGCAAGCGCACCGTGGACAATCACGTCAGCAATGTCTTCACCAAGACCGGCGCCAAGAACAGAGTGGCCCTTCTGAACTGGGCGATGGATCATGGCAAGATCTGCCGCGATGGCTTCAACTGCTGCTCCCTGTCGGACGGTGAGCCCGGCGCGTCCTGA
- a CDS encoding CYTH domain-containing protein: protein MALEIERRFLVTAEGWRTLAGPPQPLRQGYLAGSREGLTVRLRLRGEQPGLADRAWLTLKAPAAGFARHEFEYDIPVEDGEALWQLAPQRLTKTRFSLDCPGGDWVVDVFEADNAPLVLAEVELPAADVPIRVPEWCGREITGDDRWSNAALAHCPLSRWPREWKESFDLL from the coding sequence ATGGCTCTGGAGATTGAACGGCGTTTTTTGGTGACTGCTGAGGGCTGGCGAACCCTCGCTGGTCCGCCTCAGCCCCTGCGTCAGGGCTATCTCGCTGGTTCCCGGGAGGGTTTGACCGTTCGCCTGCGGCTTAGGGGGGAGCAACCAGGGCTTGCCGACAGGGCCTGGCTGACCCTGAAGGCACCGGCGGCAGGTTTCGCCCGTCATGAATTCGAATACGACATTCCGGTGGAGGACGGAGAGGCGCTCTGGCAGCTCGCCCCCCAGCGGCTCACCAAGACCCGCTTCAGCCTCGATTGTCCAGGCGGTGACTGGGTGGTGGATGTGTTTGAGGCTGACAACGCTCCTTTAGTGCTGGCTGAGGTGGAGCTTCCCGCAGCCGATGTGCCGATCCGGGTGCCGGAGTGGTGTGGGCGCGAAATTACGGGTGATGACCGCTGGAGCAATGCCGCCTTGGCCCATTGCCCTTTGTCCCGTTGGCCCCGGGAGTGGAAAGAGTCTTTCGATTTGCTTTAG